The genomic segment CCGATTTGGTTGTTGAGGCTCAAGGCCTGTTGTCGCCCCGCTCCCCGGCCCGATCCGGGATCCTGATCCGGCCGTCCTCCATGACCTCCAGGTCGAACCACCATTTGTTCTCCAATTTAGGCTCTCCGTATCCCAGAAGATCATCTCCCCACACGGCGAACCTTCTCGTTGGAGGGATATTCCTCATGGACCATTGGACAAACCGGTGAAAGGGAGTGAAGGGCTTGTTCCATGGGCATACGTTGATACATACCCCGCAACTGGATCCTGTTTTGTTACCGACCCGCTGCTTGGTGCACCTCTCCGAGTCATTAGCCCATTTTTCATATCCGTTGTGGATCTCCTTTGCGTCAGCCCCGAAGGGAATCGAGCCCGAGGGGCAATACTTGGCGCATTTCCCGCACTTAGAACAGAAGTCCTGGAGGCCGAAATCAATGGGCTTGTCCACGGCAAGGGGCATGTCGGTAGTAACGACCGCCGCCTTGAAACGCGTTCCGAGGAAGGGGTTGAGCACGATATCTCCCACGCGGCACATCTCCCCAAGACCGGCCCAGAGGAGAATGGGGGGAACCACCACCTGGTAATTGCGGGCATGATGGGCCCTGGCGGGATAGCCCAGCCTCCGGATGTATTCGGCCAGAATACATGCGATAAACCCTGAGGTGGAATAGGAGATAAAACTCATGGAGGCGCTGATCCAGTCGTTCCCAACGGCCGCCTCTGCGGTCCTCCAGTCCTGATCGATCAAGATGGCTATCGCATATTTGTGTTCAAGCACCACCTCTTCCCCGGATGGGAAAGAATGACTGTAGACGGCATAGGGCGGCAGTTCACAGATTCCTACCAGATCGGCCCGCAGAAAATAGGCGGTCTGCTTGATATGGCGTGCCAGGATCTTCGGATCATCCGGGAGGGGGGCCTTGTGTTCGGATGCAATTCCATCCACGATGTCTTTGAGGTGTCCCGACATCCAGGCCAGGGCCCCCGAGAGGGGATACTTTCCGACAAAACGCTCCACCTCCTTTTGGAAGTGCGGGCCGAAATCCCCCCTGCGGCACCGGTTGAAGCCGCTATCCCGCTCATCCACCCTGCGGATCTCCTCTTCGCGAATCTCAGTGGTGGGTCGGTCAACCCTTTTCAGGACCTCCACGGGGTAGGGGTCCAATTTGTTCCCATTGAAGGCCCGTTGATAGGTCGTCACGATCGTCATCCGTGAAATTCCCTCCTCCCTTAGGGGTCTTCGTCGGGTCTTCCCGACCAGGCCCCCTTTCTTTGATTCACACCACCTGGATTTCTTTTATTCAATTTGAATGCCAAAACATTCGACGGTGTTATCCAGGTGACCTTCAGTAACCTGTTTTACCCGACCCATGAAAAGAATTTCTTTCCCAAGGGGAGTAAAGATCCAGAATCATCCCGGAATGACCGGGGATTCTCCATTCCTTCTTCCTCCATGGCAAGGAGTCTGGAAACAATAGTGAAACCTTGAGCCCTCCCCCGGGCCCTATTTCGGAAATCCGGTACCCCAAACATATCTTCGCTATGCTTCATCAATATTTTGACATTTGCAAAATATTGGTGAAGCGAAACGACATTTTGTCGCCAATCTCTGGATATAAATGACCAGAAAAAAAACAGGAGACCCTATAAGGATCCCCTGTTTTTTTTACTCCACGACCTGGCCTTTTTTAAAAGGTCTTACACCGCTCCCGGGATCTCTCCAGAGACCCGCAACGTTACCGGTTCACTAGAGATCAGGACTCCGGGCTACCTATCTGAATCCTGCTGTTCGGATGATCCGGGATTGGTCACAAAGACGATCTCGTCTCCTCTGGCGTCCACGGTCACATGGTCGCCCTCCCGGATGCTCCCTTCCAGGATTTTCATGGCCAGCTTGTCCTGAATGAGACGCTGGATGCTCCTTTTGAGGGGTCGGGCACCATATACAGGGTCAAAACCCACCTTTGCGAGCAAGGTCCTGGCCTCGTCCGTGAGTTCCAGGGTAATCTTGGACTCCGCCAACCGCCCGGCCAGGTATCCGATCTGGATATCCACGATCTTTTTGATCTCTTCTATCCCCAGGGGGTTGAAGAGTATGATTTCATCGATACGGTTCAGGAACTCCGGCCGGAAGGTATTCCTGAGGGCCTCCATGACCCGCTTTTCCATTTCCTTGTCATCCCTCCCCGCCATCTCCTGGATCCATTGGCTCCCGACATTCGATGTCATGATCAGGACCGTGTTCTTGAAATCCACCGTACGGCCCTTTCCGTCGGTCATCCGGCCGTCATCCAGGATCTGGAGAAGGATATTGAAAACGTCGGGATGTGCCTTCTCGATCTCGTCAAAGAGGATCACGGAATAGGGATGACGCCTGACGGCCTCCGTGAGGTATCCCCCCTCGTCGTAGCCGACGTAACCCGGAGGCGCCCCGATGAGTCGGGCCACGGAATGCCGTTCCATGTATTCGGACATGTCGATCCGCACCATGTACTGCTCGTCGTCGAAAAGGAATTCCGCAAGGGCACGGGCCAGCTCAGTCTTGCCCACGCCCGTGGGTCCCATAAAGATGAAAGAGCCGATGGGTCGGTTCGGGTCCTGGAGCCCTGAACGCGCCCGGCGAACCGCGTTCGCCACCGCCTCGATCCCTTTCCGCTGCCCGACGACTCGCTTCTCCAGGCGTTCTTCCATCTTGATCAGTTTTTCCCGTTCTCCCTCCATGAGCCTGGAGACGGGGATATTGGTCCACTTGGCCACCACCTCAGCGATATCCTCGCTGTCCACCTCTTCCTTGAGCATTTTCCGGTCGGCCTGAAGCTCCGCAAGGCGCTTGTTTTCCTCCTCGAGGCGCTTCTCAAGCTCGATGAGTTTACCGTACTTCAATTCAGCCGCCCTTGAGAGGTCTCCCTCCCTTTCCGCCAGTTGGGCCTCGGTTCGCGTGGTTTCAAGCTGCTCCTTTATTTCCCGGATCTTTCCAATCGCCTCCTTCTCCTTTTTCCAGTGGGCGATCATCTCCTCCACCTCACTTTTGAGGGCCGCGAGTTCCTGGTCGAGCTTCTCCAGCCGATCCTTGGAGGCCTGATCCTTCTCCTTTTTCAGGGCCTCCCGCTCGATCTCCAACTGGGTGATCTTCCGCTGAACATCGTCGATTTCAGCCGGCATGCTGTCGATCTCGATCCTGAGCCGGGAAGTGGCCTCGTCGATGAGGTCGATGGCCTTGTCAGGGAGGAACCGGTCGGTGATATACCGGTGAGACAGGGTGGCGGCCGCAACCAGGGCCGAATCCTTGATGCGCACCCCGTGATGAACCTCGTACTTCTCCTTCAAGCCCCGCAGGATGGAGATGGTATCCTCCACTGTGGGTTCTTCGACCATGACCGGCTGAAACCTACGCTCCAGGGCCGCATCCTTCTCGATGTACTTCCTGTATTCCTTGATCGTGGTGGCACCCACGCACCTCAATTCTCCCCGGGCCAAGGCGGGCTTAAGCATATTGGAGGCATCCACCGCTCCCTCAGCTGCTCCTGCACCCACCAGGGTATGCATCTCGTCGATGAACAGGATGATTTCCCCTTGGGCGTCCACGACCTCCTTGAGGACCGCCTTGAGCCGGTCCTCGAATTCTCCCCGGTACTTGGCCCCTGCAACGAGCGCCCCAATATCCAGGGCGACCACCCGCTTGTCTTTCAGGGTTTCCGGAACATCACCCTGGACGATCCTCTGGGCCAATCCCTCCACGATGGCTGTCTTGCCCACTCCGGGTTCACCGATGAGTACGGGGTTGTTCTTGGTCCTGCGGGAGAGGACCTGGATGATCCGCCGAATCTCGTCGTCCCTCCCGATCACGGGATCCAGATCCCCTTTCCTGGCAATGGCCGTCAGATCCCGGCTGAAGCGTTCAAGGGCCTGGTACTTGTCTTCAGGGTTCGGGTCAGTGACCCGCTGACCGCCCCGGATATCCACCAGTACCTTCAGGATGCTGTCCCGGGTGATCCCGGCGGCGGCGAGGATCCCGGCGACCTCTCCTTCCTTGTCCTCCGTAGCCGCCAGCAGGATGTGTTCCAGGCTCACGTATTCGTCCTTCATGTTCTCGGCCTCTTCAAAGGCCCGGTCCAAGAGCGCCTTGGTCCTCGGAGAAATGTAGACCTGCCCGTAGCCTGAGCCGGAGACCCTGGGCATTTTTTCCAAAGCGCCGTCTAATTCACGGATGATCCGCTCCTGGCTGGCGCCTATCTTTCCCACAAGGGGCGGTATCACCCCTTCCTTTTGATCCATGGTCTCCCGGAGCAGGTGCTCCGGCTCAATCTGTTGGTGCCCCATCTTCTCAGCGAGTTGCTGGGCCCCCTGGATCACTTCTTGTGTTTTCAAAGTAAATCGATCAAACCGCATGTTTCATTTCCTCCTCGGTCCAACCGAAGGTGAATAGATCATGAAATCAAAACTCCTATACCCACATCCTACCAGTAAGGCTGTCCTTATCCGCCTTTTCGGTTGGAACGCATTTTCTCTAATTATAAGGTAATATTACTCAAATTAAGAGCAACCAATAAAATGTCAACAGATATTTTATGTTTTTTCTAACATTCCGATACCTGATCCATGAAAGAATCTTCGTGGCATCCCTTTCAAAGGGATATCCTGGAGTCAAGTTAAGTCCGTCTATGAGGCCTTTCAAGGGTTCCGGCCCCCTCCACCCACGGCCCAATCATTCTATTCGTCCAAGTCCTGGTTCCGGGTAATGGCCGATACCTTTTTCTCCAGGAGTTTCACCTCTTCCACGATGATTCCCAGGTAGGTTTTCCGGGGATCATCGTCCGGCGTCCTCTCATAGAGGCGCCTTGAAAATCCTCCCACGACGGTCAGAGAATTTCTGAGCTCGTGTGCGACCCGGTTCGCCATCCGACCCTGAGAGGCCTGTTTTTCAGCCTCAATCAACTGCCGGGTGCGTTCCTCCAATTTTTTGGTCCTTTCCCGCACCTTTTCTTCAAGGGCTTGGGTGGAAGCGTAAGTCTCGCCGTAGACTCTTGAAATTCGGATAGCAATACCTGCCTGGTTGGCGATTGTGGAAATGACGTCATTGAAACGGGGATGGAAATAATTCTTCTTTTTCGAATAGGTGCCCAGGACCCCGATTGTGCTCCCTTCAACGATGATCGGGGTCACGGCAAAGGAACCCACTTCACCGCCCTCTGCGAGCCGGACGGCAAGATCCCTGTCTATCTTTTCCGTATCGTTTACGATGATGATCCTGCCGGTAAGAAAACACTCCCCCGAAGGAGTTGAAAGGGAGGGCTTTTGGTTCGATTCCCTCAAACCGGCCTTATCCAGGCCCCTCTGGCTTTTGATCTTCAGGATCCCGTCTTCCGAAAGGAGGAGGATGGCGCAGGCGTCTAGCCTGAACTCCTTCATCAGAAGGGAAACGATGGCGTCCAGGACCTGATCCAGGTGAAGAAGAGAAGAGACGAAACTCGATATCTCGAAGAGAATAC from the Deltaproteobacteria bacterium genome contains:
- a CDS encoding reductive dehalogenase, which codes for MTIVTTYQRAFNGNKLDPYPVEVLKRVDRPTTEIREEEIRRVDERDSGFNRCRRGDFGPHFQKEVERFVGKYPLSGALAWMSGHLKDIVDGIASEHKAPLPDDPKILARHIKQTAYFLRADLVGICELPPYAVYSHSFPSGEEVVLEHKYAIAILIDQDWRTAEAAVGNDWISASMSFISYSTSGFIACILAEYIRRLGYPARAHHARNYQVVVPPILLWAGLGEMCRVGDIVLNPFLGTRFKAAVVTTDMPLAVDKPIDFGLQDFCSKCGKCAKYCPSGSIPFGADAKEIHNGYEKWANDSERCTKQRVGNKTGSSCGVCINVCPWNKPFTPFHRFVQWSMRNIPPTRRFAVWGDDLLGYGEPKLENKWWFDLEVMEDGRIRIPDRAGERGDNRP
- the clpB gene encoding ATP-dependent chaperone ClpB; its protein translation is MRFDRFTLKTQEVIQGAQQLAEKMGHQQIEPEHLLRETMDQKEGVIPPLVGKIGASQERIIRELDGALEKMPRVSGSGYGQVYISPRTKALLDRAFEEAENMKDEYVSLEHILLAATEDKEGEVAGILAAAGITRDSILKVLVDIRGGQRVTDPNPEDKYQALERFSRDLTAIARKGDLDPVIGRDDEIRRIIQVLSRRTKNNPVLIGEPGVGKTAIVEGLAQRIVQGDVPETLKDKRVVALDIGALVAGAKYRGEFEDRLKAVLKEVVDAQGEIILFIDEMHTLVGAGAAEGAVDASNMLKPALARGELRCVGATTIKEYRKYIEKDAALERRFQPVMVEEPTVEDTISILRGLKEKYEVHHGVRIKDSALVAAATLSHRYITDRFLPDKAIDLIDEATSRLRIEIDSMPAEIDDVQRKITQLEIEREALKKEKDQASKDRLEKLDQELAALKSEVEEMIAHWKKEKEAIGKIREIKEQLETTRTEAQLAEREGDLSRAAELKYGKLIELEKRLEEENKRLAELQADRKMLKEEVDSEDIAEVVAKWTNIPVSRLMEGEREKLIKMEERLEKRVVGQRKGIEAVANAVRRARSGLQDPNRPIGSFIFMGPTGVGKTELARALAEFLFDDEQYMVRIDMSEYMERHSVARLIGAPPGYVGYDEGGYLTEAVRRHPYSVILFDEIEKAHPDVFNILLQILDDGRMTDGKGRTVDFKNTVLIMTSNVGSQWIQEMAGRDDKEMEKRVMEALRNTFRPEFLNRIDEIILFNPLGIEEIKKIVDIQIGYLAGRLAESKITLELTDEARTLLAKVGFDPVYGARPLKRSIQRLIQDKLAMKILEGSIREGDHVTVDARGDEIVFVTNPGSSEQQDSDR
- a CDS encoding GAF domain-containing protein, with the protein product MTQRTKLLLSHLFILFLAVSPFLLLVRFSFLEVRKPLLFYFFLGLDGLFILWISRTLARYFARETKQRTLALLAAIEQGGLERKRKREKNGEGSIEKSGARISRRLREDEQKLRILFEISSFVSSLLHLDQVLDAIVSLLMKEFRLDACAILLLSEDGILKIKSQRGLDKAGLRESNQKPSLSTPSGECFLTGRIIIVNDTEKIDRDLAVRLAEGGEVGSFAVTPIIVEGSTIGVLGTYSKKKNYFHPRFNDVISTIANQAGIAIRISRVYGETYASTQALEEKVRERTKKLEERTRQLIEAEKQASQGRMANRVAHELRNSLTVVGGFSRRLYERTPDDDPRKTYLGIIVEEVKLLEKKVSAITRNQDLDE